Proteins encoded within one genomic window of Deltaproteobacteria bacterium:
- the cooS gene encoding anaerobic carbon-monoxide dehydrogenase catalytic subunit → MAEEVVKVESRTVDPAEQEMLKKAQAEGIETIWDRADKMKPCPIGAEGSCCRICSQGPCRVPMPKKKKGEEEPAEKKARMGLCGATAETIIARNFARMVCAGSAAHTDHARGVAHLFKEVAHGRAPGYELKDVAKLRQVARDYDVPLTVGEGDEKKPRPKEEIAQELADKVLAEFGQQSGELVFPSKRPPKKRIERWRELGVMPRGLDREIVEIMHRTHMGVDQDYKNIIHQCTRCAISDGWGGSMLATDLQDILFGCPVPVLGDSNLGVLKEDHVNIIIHGHEPLLPEMINVASQDPELLEYAKSKGAKGIQLAGICCSANEILMRHGIPVAANFLGQELAIITGAVDAMVVDVQCQFQSLGPLVKCFHTKLITTDERGRIEEETMYIPFDDHHAPEIARQVVREAIDNFPNRRAPVIIPDIKYPCVVGFSYETIRYLLGGSIRGTYYTLNDNVIGGRIRGVAGVVGCNNVRQMHDNAHLTMVKELIKNDVIVLTTGCNAIACAKEGLLTPEAAVKYCGVGLAEVCETVGIPPVLHMGSCVDNARILMAATACVKAGGLGTDISDLPVAGAAPEWMSEKAISIGHYFVSSGVYTIFGVTFPTTGSELMCDYLFKGLEEELGGMWDFDPDPIAAAQKMIAHIDKKRKALGIDKARERVLYDMAMRREMEEKAAAAGEE, encoded by the coding sequence ATGGCTGAAGAGGTTGTAAAAGTTGAATCTCGGACCGTAGATCCGGCCGAACAAGAAATGTTGAAAAAAGCCCAGGCCGAGGGGATCGAGACCATCTGGGATCGGGCCGACAAAATGAAGCCCTGTCCGATCGGCGCTGAGGGCTCCTGTTGCCGCATCTGCTCGCAGGGTCCCTGCCGGGTGCCGATGCCCAAAAAGAAAAAGGGTGAAGAAGAACCCGCGGAGAAGAAAGCCCGCATGGGCTTATGCGGGGCCACCGCCGAGACTATCATCGCCCGTAATTTCGCCCGCATGGTGTGCGCCGGATCCGCGGCCCACACGGATCATGCTCGGGGGGTGGCGCATCTGTTCAAAGAAGTCGCCCACGGCCGGGCCCCGGGCTATGAGCTTAAGGACGTCGCCAAATTAAGGCAGGTAGCCCGTGATTATGATGTGCCACTTACCGTCGGTGAAGGCGACGAGAAGAAACCACGCCCCAAAGAGGAAATCGCCCAGGAACTGGCCGACAAAGTGCTGGCGGAATTTGGCCAGCAAAGTGGGGAACTGGTCTTCCCCAGCAAACGCCCTCCCAAAAAGCGGATTGAACGATGGCGCGAACTAGGGGTCATGCCCCGCGGCCTAGACCGGGAAATTGTTGAAATCATGCACCGTACCCACATGGGGGTGGACCAGGATTACAAAAACATCATCCACCAGTGCACCCGTTGCGCCATTTCCGATGGTTGGGGCGGATCCATGCTGGCCACCGACCTTCAGGACATCCTGTTCGGTTGCCCGGTGCCGGTATTGGGGGACAGCAACCTGGGAGTGCTGAAAGAGGATCATGTCAACATTATTATCCACGGCCATGAGCCGCTGCTGCCGGAGATGATCAACGTCGCCAGTCAGGATCCCGAGTTGCTGGAATATGCCAAAAGTAAGGGCGCTAAGGGCATCCAGTTGGCCGGCATTTGCTGTTCGGCCAATGAGATCCTGATGCGCCACGGCATCCCGGTGGCGGCTAACTTCTTGGGGCAAGAATTAGCGATTATCACCGGCGCGGTGGACGCCATGGTGGTGGATGTGCAGTGCCAGTTCCAATCCCTGGGCCCACTAGTCAAATGCTTCCATACCAAGCTGATCACTACCGATGAACGGGGCCGCATCGAAGAGGAAACCATGTACATCCCCTTTGACGATCACCACGCCCCGGAGATTGCCCGCCAAGTGGTGCGGGAGGCGATTGACAACTTCCCCAACCGGCGGGCCCCGGTGATTATACCCGACATTAAATATCCGTGTGTGGTGGGCTTCAGTTACGAAACCATCCGCTACCTGCTGGGCGGGTCGATCCGGGGCACCTATTACACCCTCAATGATAATGTCATTGGCGGCCGCATCCGGGGTGTAGCCGGGGTGGTAGGCTGCAACAACGTGCGCCAGATGCATGACAATGCCCATCTGACCATGGTCAAGGAACTGATCAAAAATGATGTTATTGTCTTGACAACCGGCTGCAATGCCATTGCCTGCGCCAAAGAGGGACTGTTAACTCCGGAAGCGGCGGTTAAATATTGCGGCGTCGGGTTAGCGGAAGTCTGTGAAACAGTGGGTATCCCGCCGGTGTTGCACATGGGTTCCTGCGTGGACAACGCCCGCATTCTGATGGCGGCCACCGCCTGTGTCAAGGCCGGTGGTTTGGGAACCGACATCAGTGATCTGCCCGTGGCAGGCGCGGCCCCCGAGTGGATGAGTGAAAAGGCCATCTCCATCGGCCATTACTTTGTGTCCTCTGGGGTTTATACCATCTTTGGGGTCACCTTCCCTACTACCGGGTCGGAACTTATGTGCGACTACTTGTTCAAGGGCCTGGAGGAAGAACTGGGCGGCATGTGGGACTTCGATCCCGATCCGATTGCCGCGGCCCAGAAGATGATCGCCCACATCGACAAGAAACGTAAGGCCCTGGGCATCGACAAGGCTCGGGAGCGGGTGCTCTACGATATGGCCATGCGCCGCGAAATGGAAGAGAAAGCCGCAGCCGCGGGCGAAGAATAA
- a CDS encoding acetyl-CoA decarbonylase/synthase complex subunit delta, which translates to MAFEIPKQPYSGAIKPVTIGKGDKAITLGGETSYPFYLFEGVMPNKPRIALEVWDKNPGEDWAAPVLEVYKDVLNDPVAWAQKCVNDFGAEAIALILASTDPNGDDASPESAAQTAKKVAEAIDVPLIVYGTSAMEKDAEVLAAVAEACQGHNVILGPVQDKNYKKIGAAALGYQHTVVANTPIDVNLAKQLNILLGNLGVPDSRILVDPTTGGLGYGMEYSYSVMERDRMAALTQEDEKLQLPIVNYIGQEVWKVKECKLGNEEAPELGDQITRGILMEAVTAVSLLLAGSDLLIMRHPEAAKLAKGIIEELTG; encoded by the coding sequence TTGGCCTTTGAAATTCCAAAACAACCATATTCCGGTGCGATTAAACCGGTAACTATTGGCAAAGGTGACAAAGCCATAACCCTGGGAGGGGAAACGTCGTACCCGTTTTATTTATTTGAAGGCGTAATGCCCAATAAGCCCCGGATCGCTCTCGAAGTTTGGGATAAGAACCCCGGGGAAGATTGGGCCGCGCCGGTCTTGGAGGTTTATAAGGATGTTTTAAATGATCCAGTCGCCTGGGCCCAAAAATGCGTTAATGATTTTGGCGCCGAAGCCATTGCATTGATCTTGGCCAGCACTGATCCGAACGGTGATGATGCTTCCCCGGAGTCGGCGGCCCAGACCGCCAAAAAGGTGGCGGAGGCCATTGATGTCCCTCTGATCGTCTATGGCACTTCGGCAATGGAAAAGGACGCCGAGGTCCTGGCCGCGGTAGCCGAGGCTTGCCAAGGTCATAATGTTATTTTGGGGCCGGTGCAAGATAAGAATTACAAGAAGATCGGTGCTGCAGCTCTAGGCTACCAGCACACTGTAGTCGCCAACACCCCGATCGACGTCAATTTAGCCAAACAGTTGAACATCCTTTTAGGTAATCTGGGGGTGCCGGATAGTAGAATTCTGGTCGATCCCACTACCGGCGGCCTGGGTTATGGCATGGAGTATAGTTATTCGGTGATGGAGCGTGACCGGATGGCAGCCCTTACTCAGGAAGACGAGAAACTGCAACTTCCTATTGTGAATTATATCGGCCAGGAAGTCTGGAAGGTCAAAGAGTGCAAGCTGGGCAATGAAGAGGCGCCAGAGTTAGGTGATCAGATCACCCGGGGCATCCTGATGGAGGCGGTGACCGCGGTATCGTTGTTGCTGGCCGGATCAGACCTGCTGATTATGCGCCATCCCGAAGCAGCTAAACTTGCCAAGGGGATAATTGAAGAACTAACGGGGTAA
- the dnaE gene encoding DNA polymerase III subunit alpha produces the protein MPVSQFVHLHVHTAYSLLDGAIRLDDLFRRVQEFEMPAVAITDHGNLFGALEFYQKARKAGIKPIIGCELYVAPRSRLEKSGKGKAENYHLVVLAENETGYHNLLKLVTQSHLEGFYYKPRVDKELLGDLQEGLIALSACLHGEVASHLLADDVENARRAAQEYADIFPGRFYLEVQANDLPEQSKVNAALLELAPKWGLPVVATNDCHYLRPEDSRAHDVLLCIQTGKTVNSPQRMRFRTEQLYFKSPREMTQAFPHRPDILAASGEIAARCSLELFLGELHFPIFPLDNGQTMEERLHSEAWKGLEARFKVMAAKHELSDQKAAEYRARLQTELDLLCQMGLAGYFLVVADFIQYARKRQIPVGPGRGSAAGSLVAYVLGITDLDPITYGLLFERFLNPERKSMPDIDVDFCYERRGEIIEYVTRKYGKDLVAQITTFGSMKTRQVIRDVGRALEVPYAEVDKIAKLVPEQLKITLATALQKEARLKELYDNNDTVREILTIAAALEGLPRHASTHAAGVVIADRPLWDYLPLYKGSRGELVTQFDMKGVEKVGLIKFDFLGLRTLTVLETAARLIRQNYQPRFDLRELPLDDHLTFSLLQSGNTAGVFQLESPGMRDVLIRLKPNCLEDLIALVALYRPGPLESGMVDDFIRRKHGERPVLYLLPELEPILKETYGIILYQEQVMQIAALISGYSLGEADILRRAMGKKEPAVMAAQRQRFCDGAVQQGFPADKAETLFNLIEKFAGYGFNKSHSAAYALISYQTAYVKAHYPLEFLAALFTSEINNTTTLTKHIQEARDQGVILLPPDLNRSERDFVVENGQIRFGLAGVKNVGENAIRAILEARKKGPFTSFQNFLARVSQKRVNKKVLEALIQSGAVDSLQPNRARLFQGLESILERVQAYQKIRATKQMDMFGGLTDDAAESEDWLPMVPDWDEAEKLSREKAALGVYLSGHPLAKYRRELQALADLSINGLEEWAGNGSVALGGLVTALKETVTKKGDRMAFVTLEDLEGSVEVVVFSDLYARVESLLKEPALPLLVRGSVSQEEKGPKLIAQEISSLAAAGAHLPPRLDFRLHAASLEREDLLRLRDLLTRYPGPIPAFLHLVINNSPEEILALPEAFHLKPCRSLADEVNRLFGYTVLDF, from the coding sequence ATGCCAGTCTCGCAATTTGTCCATTTGCATGTGCACACGGCCTATAGCCTGTTGGATGGGGCAATTCGTTTGGATGACCTTTTTCGGCGGGTCCAGGAATTCGAGATGCCGGCCGTGGCCATCACCGATCACGGCAACCTGTTCGGCGCCCTGGAATTTTACCAAAAGGCCAGAAAGGCTGGCATCAAACCGATCATTGGCTGCGAACTCTACGTGGCGCCTCGCAGTCGGCTGGAGAAAAGCGGCAAAGGCAAGGCGGAAAATTATCACCTGGTCGTGCTGGCCGAAAACGAAACCGGTTATCATAACCTGCTCAAGCTGGTGACCCAGTCGCATCTGGAGGGCTTTTACTACAAGCCCCGGGTAGATAAGGAATTATTGGGCGACCTTCAGGAAGGACTCATTGCCCTGAGTGCCTGTTTACATGGCGAGGTGGCCAGCCACCTGCTGGCCGATGACGTTGAGAATGCCCGCCGCGCCGCGCAGGAATATGCCGACATCTTTCCCGGACGGTTTTATTTAGAGGTCCAGGCCAATGATCTTCCCGAGCAGTCCAAGGTCAACGCCGCGCTGCTGGAACTGGCCCCAAAGTGGGGGCTGCCGGTAGTGGCCACCAACGATTGTCATTATTTAAGACCGGAGGATAGCCGGGCCCATGATGTGTTGTTGTGCATTCAAACCGGCAAGACAGTAAATTCCCCGCAACGGATGCGCTTCCGCACCGAGCAGTTATATTTTAAAAGTCCGCGGGAGATGACCCAGGCCTTTCCCCATCGGCCTGATATACTGGCGGCCAGCGGCGAAATTGCCGCCCGCTGCTCCCTGGAGCTATTCCTGGGGGAACTCCACTTCCCGATCTTTCCTCTGGATAACGGGCAGACTATGGAAGAACGCCTGCACTCCGAGGCCTGGAAGGGACTTGAGGCCCGGTTTAAGGTCATGGCGGCCAAACATGAGCTGTCTGACCAAAAGGCCGCTGAATACCGGGCCCGCTTGCAGACTGAGCTGGACTTGCTCTGCCAGATGGGGCTGGCCGGTTACTTTCTGGTGGTGGCCGATTTTATTCAATACGCCCGGAAGCGTCAGATTCCGGTAGGGCCTGGTCGGGGTTCAGCGGCTGGCAGCCTGGTGGCCTATGTCCTGGGCATAACCGACCTGGACCCGATCACTTATGGCCTGCTGTTCGAGCGTTTCCTCAACCCGGAACGGAAAAGCATGCCGGATATTGACGTGGATTTCTGTTATGAACGGCGGGGGGAAATCATCGAGTATGTGACCCGGAAATATGGCAAAGATCTTGTGGCCCAGATTACCACCTTTGGGAGCATGAAAACCCGGCAGGTCATCAGGGATGTGGGCCGGGCCTTGGAAGTACCTTATGCCGAGGTCGATAAGATCGCCAAGCTGGTGCCGGAGCAGCTTAAAATCACTCTGGCGACCGCATTGCAAAAAGAGGCACGGCTCAAAGAGTTATACGATAATAACGACACCGTTCGGGAGATTTTGACTATTGCCGCGGCGCTCGAAGGTCTGCCCCGCCACGCCTCCACCCATGCCGCCGGAGTGGTCATCGCCGACCGGCCCCTATGGGACTATCTGCCGTTATATAAGGGCAGCCGGGGTGAACTGGTAACCCAGTTCGACATGAAAGGGGTGGAAAAGGTCGGGCTGATCAAATTTGACTTTCTGGGACTGCGCACTCTGACCGTGCTGGAGACCGCGGCCCGGCTGATTCGTCAGAATTATCAGCCCCGGTTCGATCTCCGGGAATTGCCTCTGGATGACCACCTAACTTTTAGCCTGTTGCAGTCGGGGAACACCGCCGGGGTCTTTCAACTGGAAAGTCCAGGGATGCGGGACGTGCTGATCCGCCTCAAACCTAACTGTCTGGAGGACCTAATTGCCCTGGTTGCCCTGTATCGTCCGGGACCGCTGGAAAGCGGCATGGTGGACGATTTTATCCGCCGTAAACACGGGGAACGGCCGGTGCTTTATCTCTTGCCGGAACTGGAGCCGATCCTTAAGGAGACCTATGGCATCATCCTTTACCAGGAGCAGGTCATGCAAATCGCCGCCCTGATCTCCGGTTATTCCCTGGGGGAAGCGGATATCTTGCGGCGGGCCATGGGCAAAAAAGAACCGGCGGTGATGGCCGCCCAACGCCAGCGCTTCTGCGACGGCGCGGTTCAGCAGGGTTTTCCGGCCGACAAGGCGGAAACCTTGTTTAATCTTATCGAAAAATTCGCCGGTTATGGCTTTAATAAATCCCATAGCGCGGCTTATGCCCTAATCTCTTATCAGACCGCCTATGTCAAGGCGCACTATCCCCTCGAATTTTTGGCCGCCCTGTTTACCAGCGAAATCAATAATACCACCACCCTGACCAAACACATTCAGGAGGCCCGGGACCAGGGAGTGATTCTTTTGCCTCCCGACCTCAATCGCAGCGAGCGTGATTTTGTGGTCGAAAACGGTCAGATCCGCTTTGGCCTGGCCGGAGTCAAAAACGTTGGCGAAAATGCCATCCGGGCCATTTTAGAGGCTCGGAAAAAAGGGCCGTTTACCTCTTTTCAGAATTTTTTGGCCCGGGTCAGTCAAAAGCGGGTCAACAAAAAAGTCCTGGAGGCCCTGATTCAGAGCGGCGCAGTGGATTCCCTACAACCCAACCGGGCCCGCCTGTTTCAAGGGCTGGAATCGATTCTGGAGCGGGTGCAGGCCTATCAAAAGATCAGGGCCACCAAACAGATGGACATGTTTGGCGGCCTGACTGATGATGCGGCGGAATCCGAGGATTGGCTGCCAATGGTGCCGGACTGGGACGAAGCCGAGAAGCTGAGCCGGGAAAAAGCCGCTCTGGGAGTCTATCTGTCCGGACATCCGCTGGCCAAATATCGCCGGGAACTCCAGGCCCTGGCCGATCTGAGCATCAATGGCCTGGAGGAATGGGCCGGGAACGGTTCCGTGGCCCTCGGAGGCCTGGTCACGGCCCTCAAGGAGACCGTCACTAAAAAGGGCGACCGCATGGCCTTTGTGACCCTGGAAGATCTGGAAGGCTCCGTCGAAGTAGTGGTCTTCAGCGATCTTTATGCCAGGGTCGAGTCTTTACTAAAAGAACCGGCCCTGCCGCTCCTAGTCAGAGGCTCGGTCAGCCAGGAAGAGAAAGGTCCCAAACTGATCGCCCAGGAAATTTCCTCCCTGGCCGCGGCAGGAGCCCATCTGCCGCCGCGCCTTGATTTCCGCCTGCACGCCGCCAGCCTGGAGCGCGAGGATTTGCTGCGCCTGCGCGACCTCTTAACCCGTTATCCGGGCCCGATCCCGGCCTTTCTGCATCTGGTGATCAACAACAGCCCAGAAGAGATCCTGGCGCTGCCTGAGGCCTTCCATCTCAAACCCTGCCGCTCTCTGGCCGACGAAGTCAACCGCCTGTTCGGGTACACGGTCTTGGACTTTTGA
- a CDS encoding transposase: MAIDDEAMKRPARLDGKFVLTTNTNLPAEEVAKTYKSLWRVERTFREQKSTLEVRPIYHQRDDTCIGHIVASFLALRLEVDLQQRLEEREIKVSWRTWCGT, translated from the coding sequence GTGGCCATTGACGACGAGGCCATGAAGCGGCCTGCCCGCCTGGACGGCAAGTTCGTCCTGACTACCAACACTAACCTGCCCGCCGAGGAGGTGGCTAAGACTTATAAGAGCCTGTGGCGAGTGGAGCGCACTTTCCGGGAGCAGAAATCCACCCTGGAAGTCCGCCCTATCTATCATCAGCGGGATGATACCTGCATCGGTCACATTGTGGCCAGCTTCCTGGCCTTGCGCCTGGAGGTGGACCTGCAACAACGCCTGGAAGAGCGCGAAATTAAGGTTTCCTGGCGGACCTGGTGCGGGACCTGA
- a CDS encoding B12-binding domain-containing radical SAM protein — protein sequence MKVLLIQPSRFRNHGRLDRRKKRWLLGMTLPYLAGLIPPDIKVQIKDDLLEEITFKEDCDLVAISFMSHQAPRAYQLATGFRQRGKKVVMGGFHVTLAPEESQQYADALVLGEAEETWPQLLRDFQAGRMQPRYQAEQLSDLQNLPVPRYELLDLKRYKLLNIPAQTTRGCPYACNYCEVTQVYGGKFRHRPVDQVLHEIKEIQRLTGSKFIYFVDDNFVANRGHAMEIMEKIIPLGLTYGCLATINIGNDLELLALMRRSGCLHVNIGMETISPESIQAINKKQNKIKDYERQFKALQQHGIGYSVNVMFGLDGDHPSIFDSTVDFLIRVQAPVSFMFILAPRVGTKIREQLQQQGRIMDNDWTHYCGFKVVYHPKYMTAQQLQEEYWRANRRFYSFGSILKRLVWPPRLYNLHMLPFNLIFAWCVRHRVQPLDYF from the coding sequence ATGAAAGTCTTGCTCATACAACCTTCCCGGTTTCGGAATCATGGCAGGTTAGACAGGCGCAAAAAACGCTGGCTGCTGGGCATGACCCTGCCCTATCTGGCCGGCTTGATCCCGCCCGATATTAAGGTTCAAATCAAAGACGATCTTTTAGAGGAGATTACCTTTAAAGAAGACTGTGATCTGGTGGCGATCTCCTTTATGTCCCACCAGGCACCGCGGGCCTATCAACTGGCGACCGGTTTCCGCCAACGTGGAAAAAAGGTGGTGATGGGCGGCTTTCATGTAACTCTGGCCCCGGAGGAGAGCCAACAATATGCCGATGCTCTGGTTTTAGGTGAGGCGGAGGAGACCTGGCCCCAACTTCTGCGAGATTTCCAGGCTGGCCGGATGCAACCCCGCTACCAAGCCGAGCAACTCTCTGATTTGCAAAATCTTCCGGTGCCGCGCTATGAACTTTTGGATTTGAAGAGATATAAACTGCTGAATATCCCGGCCCAAACCACCCGGGGTTGCCCTTATGCCTGCAATTACTGCGAAGTCACTCAGGTCTATGGCGGCAAATTCCGGCACCGTCCGGTGGATCAGGTTCTGCATGAAATCAAGGAAATCCAGCGCCTGACCGGAAGTAAATTTATCTATTTCGTCGATGACAATTTCGTTGCCAATCGCGGCCATGCCATGGAAATCATGGAAAAGATCATCCCCCTGGGGTTGACCTACGGTTGTCTGGCCACCATCAATATCGGCAATGACCTGGAGTTACTGGCTCTGATGCGACGCAGCGGCTGCCTTCACGTCAATATCGGCATGGAGACCATCAGTCCGGAAAGCATTCAGGCCATAAATAAAAAACAGAATAAAATAAAAGATTACGAACGCCAGTTCAAGGCTCTCCAGCAGCATGGCATCGGCTATTCGGTCAATGTCATGTTTGGTTTGGATGGGGATCATCCTTCGATTTTTGACAGCACCGTGGATTTCCTCATTCGCGTCCAGGCCCCGGTGTCCTTTATGTTTATTCTGGCCCCCCGGGTGGGGACCAAAATCCGCGAGCAGCTGCAACAGCAAGGGCGGATCATGGATAATGATTGGACCCATTATTGCGGTTTCAAGGTGGTTTATCATCCCAAATATATGACCGCGCAGCAGCTGCAAGAGGAATATTGGCGGGCCAACCGGCGGTTTTATTCCTTCGGTTCGATTCTGAAGCGGCTGGTCTGGCCGCCGCGGTTATATAATCTACATATGCTGCCCTTTAATCTGATCTTCGCCTGGTGTGTGCGGCACCGGGTTCAGCCGTTGGACTATTTTTAA